In Desulfuribacillus stibiiarsenatis, one genomic interval encodes:
- the tnpB gene encoding IS66 family insertion sequence element accessory protein TnpB (TnpB, as the term is used for proteins encoded by IS66 family insertion elements, is considered an accessory protein, since TnpC, encoded by a neighboring gene, is a DDE family transposase.) — protein MLGDITVAKEIYFACGYTDMRKSIDGLATLVQETFGMDPFTPRLYLFCGRRRDRLKALLWEGDGFILLYKRLENGSFQWPRSTEQIKSLTWQELKWLLDGLAIEQPKAIKPVKPGAIC, from the coding sequence ATGCTAGGCGACATCACAGTAGCAAAGGAAATCTACTTTGCCTGTGGCTATACAGATATGCGCAAATCGATAGACGGGCTTGCTACCCTTGTTCAAGAAACCTTCGGAATGGATCCTTTTACCCCTAGACTCTATCTGTTCTGTGGCAGAAGACGTGATCGCCTCAAAGCACTGCTTTGGGAAGGCGATGGATTCATCCTCTTGTATAAACGTCTTGAAAACGGAAGCTTCCAATGGCCCCGATCGACAGAGCAAATCAAATCTCTTACCTGGCAGGAATTGAAATGGTTATTAGATGGCTTAGCAATTGAACAACCAAAGGCGATTAAACCAGTAAAACCAGGCGCAATTTGTTGA